The proteins below are encoded in one region of Halocatena salina:
- a CDS encoding anthranilate synthase component II codes for MILVIDNYDSFVYNLVQYVGTSLAVIDPDEGNEKSVVVRRNDEIDSAGIQTLDPDGIVVSPGPGTPEEAGVSMPVFGELSYPTLGVCLGHQALCAAAGVSVDHARAVVHGKPSTIKHDGMGVFAGLPERIEVGRYHSLAVTDELPACLIETARTDDGHVVMGVRHRDKPHAGVQFHPESILTDAGYRMIETFCRICLESNPCTIT; via the coding sequence ATGATTCTCGTGATCGACAACTACGATTCGTTCGTTTACAACCTCGTCCAGTACGTCGGGACGTCGCTTGCTGTGATCGATCCCGACGAAGGAAACGAGAAGTCGGTCGTCGTGCGCCGCAACGACGAGATCGACAGTGCCGGCATTCAGACGCTCGATCCCGACGGCATCGTCGTGTCACCGGGGCCGGGAACACCCGAGGAGGCAGGCGTCTCCATGCCCGTGTTCGGCGAGTTGTCCTATCCGACACTGGGCGTCTGTTTGGGTCACCAAGCGCTGTGCGCTGCCGCTGGAGTGAGTGTAGATCACGCGCGTGCTGTCGTTCATGGGAAACCCTCGACAATCAAACACGACGGGATGGGCGTGTTTGCTGGACTTCCCGAGCGGATCGAAGTCGGACGGTACCACTCGCTCGCCGTGACCGACGAGCTTCCGGCCTGTCTGATCGAGACCGCTCGCACCGACGACGGTCACGTCGTCATGGGCGTCCGACACCGCGACAAACCACACGCAGGCGTCCAGTTCCATCCGGAGAGCATCCTGACCGACGCGGGATACCGGATGATCGAAACGTTCTGTCGGATCTGTCTGGAGTCGAACCCATGTACTATCACGTAA